One window of the Parafrankia discariae genome contains the following:
- a CDS encoding VOC family protein produces MRQIGYVVRDLDHALLNWLTLGVGPWYVLRGQSQSGLYRGQPCTVPISVAFSNSGDLQIELIQQEDDTPSIYTEFLATGRDGFHQLAWWANDFDTALQSTQTAGWPVVWSGGEEGGTRYAYLEPPAGPATIIELMEVTPATPHMATLVRQAAEGWDGSEPIRSVSRG; encoded by the coding sequence GTGCGTCAGATCGGCTACGTCGTACGTGACCTCGACCATGCTCTGCTGAACTGGCTCACGCTCGGGGTGGGCCCCTGGTATGTCCTGCGCGGACAGTCGCAGAGTGGCCTCTACCGCGGTCAACCCTGCACGGTCCCCATCTCGGTCGCCTTCTCCAACTCCGGTGACCTGCAGATCGAACTGATCCAGCAAGAAGACGACACGCCCAGCATCTACACCGAATTTCTCGCGACCGGGCGGGACGGCTTTCACCAACTGGCTTGGTGGGCCAACGACTTCGACACCGCCCTGCAATCCACCCAAACTGCTGGATGGCCTGTTGTATGGTCCGGCGGCGAAGAGGGCGGGACCCGCTACGCTTACCTCGAGCCCCCCGCTGGTCCGGCGACAATAATCGAGCTTATGGAAGTCACTCCCGCCACGCCCCATATGGCGACCCTTGTCCGCCAGGCGGCGGAAGGCTGGGACGGCAGCGAACCGATTCGCTCGGTCAGCCGCGGCTGA